DNA from Osmerus mordax isolate fOsmMor3 chromosome 2, fOsmMor3.pri, whole genome shotgun sequence:
attgtttttatttgtggCAAAAAGTCACATCTTTCGTATGATTCAATTTTGATTAACTATTTAAACCATGTTAGTACTTATTCAGGAAACGCAATGCCGGCTATCAACTTCACTGACATTGCACTAATTAAATGTGAACCACGGAATTTGATTTTGTAGATATTCTGTTTGGAGACCCATTAAATCCCAAGGCAATTGTGTATTACAGTTTACCTTctcgtgtttgtgtgaggttgTTGACAAACAGCCAGCCAGGTACTGATGACTGTGAACATGGTGCTTCGATCCTTAATCGTAGATGCTGATGCTTTTCTCACAACTTTTCTGCAGGAAGGTTTATTCCAGTTTTTGTGATCTCCCAAAACTGTACGCTAATGCACACTGGTGTGAGATGCGTTGCGTTTCCAAGGTCGTTGCTGCCTGTAGTTTTATGAGGCTGCATCCAAACGAGAAGTGTTCCCGTTGAGAATGCCAGTGGACCGTGATGGAATGTCACTAGATGCCACACATTACACTTCTCAAGACAGTTTCGAATGATTTCTGGTCCTGACTAAGGTGGCTTCTTCCTGAAGCGACCGTGTGGAACACGCAGTGAGGGCTAACAGCTTCGGCGTCTACCTGTCACGCCTCATAACCACTGTAACTCGTCAATTGACCTCATTTTAAAAACGGAGGGTCTCCATTGTCCTTCAGATAGACTCCGATCCCACCTCTGACACCTGGTATTTTGGGCTGAATTGAGACCATCGTCTTTCGACCCTACGTTCTCTAAAAGGGTTTCTGACATTTCAAAGCACACTTCTTGCAGTCTTGAATTATGAACGGCATTTCGAATTGTGAATTGAAAGGAGAAAGCATATTCTTCATTCTCACAGTCCATTCATAAAAGGGTCATTAtgtggtctttgtgtgtgtgtagaacattTCCATAGATACCGATGTATTACAATGTCACTATTGATGCAAGCACTGTGACTGCATGCATTTGTgagactgtgcatgtgtgtgtgtgtctgtgagcagcaGGTGTCGTACATGGTATGACATCAGCACACATCCTTCCTTCGGCTGGAATATAAACCGATGACTGAGCCTTCAGCATCTCTGACCCTGCGCTCCACCAGCCTGactacctccccacctccacccagccaagAGAAGCTCACAGCTGAGGGAACAAGCTGAGACCTGAAAGAATACTTGAAAGCTTAGGTGCTCTGTACTTTGTACAGTTTTTGAAGAAAGTATTTTCGTCCAGGGAGAAAGCAGAAGGGTTATTCCTGTTGCTTGTCTCTGAGCTTGAGGCTCTGAAACCAGAATTCCATTAGCATCTTTATACTGTAAGTAATAATATTTCTTATGtacagatgtttgtttttttcagacACGGTGCTTATCAGAGTGTGATTTTATTGGGCAATAAGATATATTGGCAGATTCATTAATCAGAATTAGAATACCTGTATTACTTATATTCCATCAAATAATTGTCAGACATTTCTGTGATTTGTTGAGTTTGAAATACACTTTACAAACAGTAGTTTTGGCAATGGATGCATCAAGGAAACAATCTCGACTCAAGCTTTAGTCCTGCAAAGACCCGGAGACAAAGCCTCCATGTGTTTACCGCTGCAGGTTGACCGTCGCTGCGGGTCTCGCCTCGGGAAAGCTGCTGGCCATGAGAGTGTGCGCTGTGCTCTGTGCCCTGGTGCTGTTGACGCGGACGCTGGCGAAGACGCAGGCGGGATATCCGGACCGCTCCATGGAGATCAGGAGTAGGTGGCTTTGACTTCCTGTCACCTCGCTCTCACCTGATCATGTTGAGTGTCCTCAGCATGTGGAAGACAAAAAACTTTTTGCCGACCAACCACATGTGCCTTCTCCATGGAATTCTCCAAAGCCTTGAGTTACAATTAAGGATCTGTCAGAAGAGATCGTCTATATGGCTTACTCATCCCACAAATCTAAATGTATCATTCAATAATTCATTAAATATATCCTGTTGAGAGGAGTGTGAAATTAAGCAGTGCACATTTTGGTACAGGTAGAACTAATTTGTTGGCTGCATGACTGCATTTTCAACTGAGAAAACATCCATGGGTTTGTGTTCTTGCTGTGGCGCTCATGTTTTTCCATCTTATGTGTCGATCAGATCCAGACATCATTGCTTCCTGGTACACCGGGAGGGGAATTCGACCGGTGGGCCGTTTTGGCCGTCGGGAGACTGAGAGGAACCGGGGACTGGCCGTTCCCACACACAGAGTGTGCGCTCCCGCCACCAGAAGTGAAGACTGGATCAGAGACTGACGAGGTCGTGAAAACTGTTGCTACTTTCAGTCGGCATTTTGTTTCCACCTCATTTACTTTCCATTCACTGTCATTTTGTTTGTTGATATCTGATGATGAATAAAGTTAAATTATTAATTGGTAAAAGTACTGGTCTCTGGAGATATTTCAGCCGTTGCTACTACAGTTGTTGACACGGAGGACTCGGCACTCACTTTCCACTTGAAAACGTGAACGTGTTTTTTTATGCTCAATTTACGCTCAACGATGACCTCTATGACTATAGAGGTCGGTGAAAAACGAACCAATTAAAATATCCATCTACTGTTTTGATACGTCCCTGGCCCCAataagccttttttttttttttctctcaagtgCTAAAAGCAAATTAATACCAGAAGTCTTGTTGGCCCTTCAAACGGCTGCTCCCTCTGTTTACAGCCTTCTCTCAGAAGAGATTCATCACCCAACCTTGCTGCCATGTTTACAATTTAGCGTGAACTGAATGAACTGCCTTGGAGAACTCTCTTGGCGAAAAAACGTGGGACCACTCAGTGCGTCAGTATattgaggagagatgaggacaggaagccCACTCTGGGAGCGATGCTCTGAAATCCCCGATGACGGGCCCTGATTGTGGGAGAGGAGGATTTAAATGTCTCTGGTTGAGAGAGATTTTTCACATGCAGAAGCGTGCTGTGCAATCTGTATGCAAAACAGGcatacagatagacacacatgcaggtatAGACAGATAGGACGTGCATTTgcatataaatacacacagtacatgaacacgcacacatgtaaacatgcacacacgtgtaaacatgcacacacatgtactgagCAAAACTAATACAGGCACAACTAAGAGCATCTTCAgcaaatgaaaacatttgtgACAGCCTTAACTTTGTCATCCTTGTTCTTACAATAACATGTAGGACATATTTTCTTTCTCAGTAAACAAGTGTTATGGAAAATGTACACACATTAAAGTAAATCCACACGCCACACACTTGATCATGAGGATTCTCACTGTCCAATATGCTGTGACTGGTACTGGTAATAGTTCATTTCATTACTAAAATTTTACAAACAGTATGTATacttcctacttcctgtttTCACAAACTGtctctcattccttctctctttctctgtctctctatcacaaAAACACCCACACGCACTCCCTCTTTtgctctatcacacacacccacacatgttaAGGCCCAACCGAGGGGCAGCAGGAGGCCAGTAGGGGGTTGAGGGTCACAGCTTGTCGTAGGTCCACACACTCTGACTCCTCCCAGTGTGACAGAACCCCGGACGGTTCCAGAACACTCCTCTTCACTCTGAGGGCTGAACCAGAGGTGTgttacacacacttcacacacactcctcacctgcTGGACCCAAATTATTTTCCATTCTCCCTGAAGTATTCGAAGCACTATAAAACAACCTTCCATTTTTTCAATGTActtaaacatacagtataagAGGCCAAAAGGAATATAAACCTTGCATCAGGTGTTTAGATCCTTGAAGAAAAGAGAACAAGAGGATTCTATAAATAAAGTAGAGAACATAAACGATGATACACTTTAAAAGAAATCGTGTTCCTGTTTGTACCCTTCAGAtaagacacacactcctctcattGATTCTCTTTGAGAAAAGGGTATTTTACATCCAGTGCAGTATCGTACTAGTCGCTGAGCATGTGCCGTGCTGGTCATGTAACACCTGCAGGATGTCTGAAGCTTACCTATGTCCTGCAGCAGttcgctggtttgattccctgaCATGGCTGAGGTTTCCATGAACAGCAAGCCTCTGTCTATCGCTAGGCTTCTCCCCTCCTGTGAACATGAGAAAAGCATGAGGAGAATGTTGGACAGTTTACATACTCTGGATTAAGGAATGCTATCTCTTCTGGGTCGACTATGAATCCCTGAATGTCAGTTTACATGGTacattcatttgtgtgtgtatgcatacatAGTTTACACTGTGACCTGTTTGCAAGGGACTGAGGTGGTGTTTACCTGCAGTGAGACCTGGCGGACATCAGAAAGGTCTCCTTTGTTGCCCACCAGCCCCAGGACTGTGGAGCCAGGGATGTAAAACTTCTCTAATTCTTTTATCCACATCTGAGCCCTGACAAATGtgtccttaacacacacacacacacacacacagtacataaacAGACACGTTatatctgtgtgagagagaagaaagggtcTGGTTGTCTGTTGTCTATCTGGTGTGGCTCCAGATACCCGTTTGCTGATGTCGTACACCACCAGCGCAGCGTGGGCTCCTCTGTAGTACAACGGCGTGACGCTGTGgtacttctcctctcctgccgtGTCCCAGATCTCAAACCTGAGCGTGAcgtcgctcacacacacgaccTGTGTCAGGTaagcacctgggggggggggggggacgggggacagacggacggacacaCTGTCATCACCAGGAAGGACTGAAGATGTACTCTACACACTGAGGTAAAATAATGTCCCTCAACCAGCTTCCTGAGGTAAAACACTCTCACAAACGGTTTTAACATTCCTGTAGCTTCTAACCGAATCAGGTTGGTAGTAGTTCGATGCATACATTTTAAGGTCTGTGACTATTGATTTTGTTGAATCAAACACCATTCATAACCACTGTATGAAAAAAGCCATGTAAATATAGAGTTATTTCAAATCATGTTAACAAAGCAATGGTAGCATCAGTACTTGTATACTGTTTTTAAGCTTGTATGTGAGGATTATGATAGCTGTGATGATAAGTACAAATTCCTGAGTGTATTGCATAACATTGCAGCCTCATCActcattttattaacatactGGGACTGTCACACAGCTACCGCATGTACTTACATCCCACAGTGGGTACGTTGTGTTTAAACTCGTCCCTGCTGAAccgcagagccaggctagactTGCCCACTCCGGAGCTCCCCAGTAGCACCATCTTCACTCGAAGGCTTCTGGCGTCTCCTACCTCAGTGTTTCCACGAGGCCGCACACCCGCGGCCGTGCTCGCCCTCCGCTTCGGCTCCCCCATCACACGGTTAGAGAACCGCTCAGGTACCGTAGAGAGAAAACACAAGGCTTCAATCCAGTCCTGCGCAGTAGTTTTAGTCACTTCGGTCCATTACTGTTGCCAGTTACGGAAAATCTATTTTAGCCACTGCGAAAGTAGTCATCCTGAAAAGGTCAACTGTATTGTAGCCGATTTGTTTGAAAGTAGACCACAAATACGACTGTGTCCCACTCTTGTTGAAAGTAAGATACAATCAAAGTCCAACACAATGGCTAAACGGCCTTATAAACTCCGGCACAGTAACAAAGCCATAAAAATTTCAAGATAGATATTCTTCATATGCACACTTTACTGTCTATGAGGTCAGAATGCCTATATCTTGGCTGTAGTAAAAATCAATGTTCTTTCCAACAAGACACGGAGACCAGTAACATAAGTATGGCTCAGATCAAGAGGGGAATTACTGTTATTCAAAACCCACTCCTGTTTCAAactgaaagaaaagagaaaatagCCTATCAGCAACTTTTCTTTAATACAGTGCAGAACATGTTCTGTTTCACTTTGCTATTATTCTTTGGATCCTGTATCTGGAGCCCAAATGTTGAACTGAAacagagtaaaaaaaagaaaagagaaacacGGTCAGCTAAGATTCCTTTGGACTTCCTCCACAAGAGTGTGACTAATAGTTGTATTCATTAAATGCGGATGCTTTCCTCCGAAGCGACATACAGGCAGAGACACTTAATAGGGGCCGTTTAGGGATCTGTACTTGGTGGCATGATTTATATTATTTCTTTGCGcaccttttttttaaatttccaTGGCTATCATGCACAACAGACGTAAGTTAGTCTACGAAGCTACCAGGCAGAAGGAAAGTTTCGAAAAAGAAAGTTTTTAAAGGTTGAaacaatattttcgaaaaaggggtttaaaaaaaagtttggaaagaaGTTTCGAAAAAAGTTATTAAATAAAGTAATTACATAATTCTGTATCTCTTCACCCATGGTAAAGTATTTCTTCAAATTGACATGAAATATCAAAATGTTCACACATGCCTCTGCTCATTTCCAGTTTTGAATATACCTGGAGGGCAAAGAGAGACGATCCCCCAAAACAGGTTCAGAAAATAAATTCCACTTTTCTAACGGAAGAGGGCAGTATTGCAtctaaatatttttcttttcttttttggagATCATCTTGAAGGATCACATGGCTTCTTGACACTTCAATTTACCACGCCTACGGAcaacttaaaataaaaaatgccaGATTTAATTAAGGTATGTGTAATGGGTTGTGTGGGTTGGCCGtgtatctctctatctccctccgtGATGCCACAAGTAGCCTACCCCTGTCAAACAATATTCTGATTCTAAACACCAGTGGTTAAGTAGGTTTAATGAGGCATTATGAGGTTACTTACACCATATTTGGACTTTAAACAGCAGAACAGTAGAACAGTAGTAGCTTGCTTGGTAATAACACGAAGTCCTACTATGGCTTCTGCTGACATAAAAAGACAAACATTGGCTAAGCTCCATAGATCAAGGTCTTCCGAGGATAGAAAATGGAGCCAAACTGCAGTTTGGAACATCTATTTTGGGGTAGTTTTGGCCACAGCTGTATAAGGCTCAAACACATTTTTGCCTTTATTGATGCAGCATATCAGCCCATTGCCATTCCGTGTACCCCTTTAAGAAGTAGGCTACAAGATAAAGTTTCTGTTTTTAGAGCTTGCCGCTCATCATTAAAAATAGcggagagggtgtgagagagtgcgATAGCCCTGGTCTCTTGAAATGTGGTCGCTGACCGCCCCGGAACGTGTGTATCCTAGTCCACGGGCTCTCAGTCTAGGATTGTGACAAATCAGATTTGAAACTTTGACAGCTCCGACTCTCTGTTCAAGCGTGCTCGTGCTCATTTATTTTTGAAGGCTATATGTAGGCTATTAACTCTCAAAAGTAAGGATAGTATTACAGAACTATTTTTAGGTTAGCGAAACAACCACAGCCACTTCGTTAATAGTGATATACATCCAATATACATTTGGAAACATTTGGCGAGCTCCATGTGTTTCAGGCGAAATATGTAATTGACTAGACATATCTGATACAGAGTTGTAATATTGTGCTTGGATCAAATACAGGAAGGACTGAATACGGATGTATCACAATGACCCATGCCGCGCGCATGGTAACAAACGGATTGCCCACTTACTGTCGTTTCACAAGCTAATATCTTTACTTTGAAGCATGACTTTTCCGTAACATTGTGTAACTAGTTGTACTTTACTGAAGACGTAGGCTTTTCGTCGTTCTTTAGCGTTTATCGAGTTGGACCAGTAAAAAATAGCTGGACAATAATTGGCAAGACATGGGGACTCAAGGCACTGGACGGAAAAGAAATCCGAATAAGGAAAGATCGACGGCCGAAGATGATGCCCTAAATCTTATAGCAAGAGAGGTAAGCCTACCCAGGAACCCATCACCGTACCTGTTTGTTCCTGTTATGTTTTCATTAGTGACGGTTCTGAACCGCTCGGTAAGCTCGCGGTATAGACGCACGAGGAAATAgtgaacacacgcacagcacCCTAAAGTGTCACCAACAACCTAATTTAACCACAGTTACACAGTTTAATCTGCTGACAATGTTCTACAGTCGTAGCCCTAATTGTCAAAAAAGCGAGTTTCACATACTTCAGGAAAACAGTGTAACTCTTGCCCTTTACGTGTATCATTTTAACCCAAAACCCTGCAGATACACGTGGTACCTGTAATAAGGCGGTATTTGGTTTTAATCGTGTTACTGGTTAATTGAACATTTTACAACAGTATAAGCGATCGGTTCACGTGTGAACGTTCTGGAAAGGAAGACTAGGCATGGGAGAATGTGATCACAGGCGGTTGGTTTTAACAGGTGTTCAAGTGAAGTTTTGACGGACCCACTCACTCgtttggagggggagggagagacacttcACCCAGCTGATAATGAATATATAGCGATAATTGATAGTATTCTCTTGAACTTGCGTTATGGATGTTTTTCAGTAAGACAGTGGGGACGTGTAGGGAAGGCTACCACTGTTTGAGCTGCAGTTATACTGGGAAGTCTATGAAGTGAGAGGGCGCTCATTTGAAAACTTACAATCTGCCCGTTCACGATCTGTAAAAAAACTACTGAAAATGACCTACATGGACCAGAATAGCAGCACCTGTCATGTATGACTTGATATCTGTTTGATGTTGTGCAGCGTGCACCTTCTCACCCAACACCACTTTATCATCATAACATGACCTGATTAGCTACACAGCAGACAGTAAATGTAACTCACAGGTGAACCTGAATCCCTTCAATGGGACCTGCCTCACACCAAGGCAGGAAGGCCTGAGTTGAATCACAGGAAGTTCGATCTGTGCAAATTCAAGCCGGAAGTTGCCAGTGtttgcttcacacacacacacacacacacacacacacacacacacacacacacacacacacacacacacacacacacacacacacacacacacacacacacacacacacacacacacacacacacacacacactgtctttgtGACTGTGACAGTGCTTCCTGATAACAGCTTGCCAAGCAGCAGTTGGCCATGTGAATGTTATTATATTCTGGTACTGAAGGAGCAGAATGCAATTTACTCCAGCTCTGCAGTAAGCTGTTTGTCTGGGCCTCAAACATGTCTGTTGTTTCTCACAGCTGCTTGTTGCTGGCCTTGGGTGGTTTGGGAATGAGACAGTCTGCTGGGCTAACTTTCATATCAAAGAAAGACTCAGCCTTATAGCGTCATAACTTTAATTCAGGAATATTTTCTGTCCGTGTTTGGAGGTTAGCCTGACGTAGCTTTAGGACAGTCCAACCCATGGACAGCTGACTGTCAGCCTTCTCCCATGAcgtttgtggagagagagggaggcatagagggagagaggtagagagaggtggagatggagggagagacggagatggaagggagggagggatggagagggagggagggagagagagagagatggaaaggtaggggagggggggaggggaggggagagagagagagagagagggagatggaaaggtaggggagggggggagagagagagaggagagagagatggaaaggtagggaggggggagagagagagagagagagagagagagagagagagagagagaaagagagagagagagagagatggaaaggtaggggaggggggaggggagagagagagagagggagatggaaaggtagggggaggggacgagagagagagagagagagagagagagagagagagagagagagagagagagagagagagagagagagagagagagagagagagagagagagagaga
Protein-coding regions in this window:
- the LOC136932344 gene encoding ras-related protein Rab-17-like; the protein is MGEPKRRASTAAGVRPRGNTEVGDARSLRVKMVLLGSSGVGKSSLALRFSRDEFKHNVPTVGCAYLTQVVCVSDVTLRFEIWDTAGEEKYHSVTPLYYRGAHAALVVYDISKRDTFVRAQMWIKELEKFYIPGSTVLGLVGNKGDLSDVRQVSLQEGRSLAIDRGLLFMETSAMSGNQTSELLQDIALRVKRSVLEPSGVLSHWEESECVDLRQAVTLNPLLASCCPSVGP